In Tachysurus fulvidraco isolate hzauxx_2018 chromosome 3, HZAU_PFXX_2.0, whole genome shotgun sequence, a single window of DNA contains:
- the si:dkeyp-69b9.6 gene encoding uncharacterized protein si:dkeyp-69b9.6, which yields MFQFGKYNVDIIEMLSGHQAHQFKSLGLERQLQHQQQVQLHQHQLQQQQQVESSGAILSGLGLGPLQGTRSSAFSDSASIFAKMSAPPPPLQQQSLSSSSQSSRKSSKMSGSSSSGGSHVSGYPQFLRSFHPAEAALAQEQLHPGVGRFDHFAGSSGSGGSAGGIGGLVSSVPPPPPPLHPGLSVPQASPGPSSSSPSPSSSSSNNPSSTSAVTSIGHQLTGAQSDARSLHQQFSCMLAANQYFLSGVPANSSLEQFLVQQGSHNHLGLESSSGLAPPPALHSSHTHSHSSALPQPQQPPPQQQQLPTHTLSHPHPHHPLHSSSQPSSLSSFDFQGIPVLSSNQLASLMQQETGLPLPLPLHLSLSKDDGKIDSAIGGSGGGRRKKAMAGYLPQRKTDGSSNTSSSNSHGSANHNSSSSSTTGGLSQDSTPGFGEGGRVGMSGLGRDPPSHLTPPSSSSIVSSSSSSAPTSTSASVLVTNSSKPDNHSSMHPRSSQHEPEPLYHCGECGKTFTHLSSLRRHLRSHELTTAGTAGTRSNVVNPVLHPADPSIPHSTQDSSASSLCQSPDKTFHCSDCGKGFKKKGHLLQHGVIHSGARPFACSTCSRAFNRRESLTRHEKIHEEKPFRCPACGRCFRESTSLLNHAASGTCGKSGRGPRPKSDSSNSIVGGKNSKTGASSDGMVTSAVGSYRSEGYNNFKDQRSQGNLYAGTSSCGGGIAGTALRKAPLAPTLHPHPQNQQLHQHPHLPLSALLDDSEDDVTSSVNNAISAITAAAANCMTSELNNSGREHDRRDIIGGLLGGLGLGPLGSPSGPSSTSGMEKSFRGGENQDTLALHQQSIQQTPGGKPKRPRKPRKKKEPGPAGAEPPKRRQSSQRSAGGLGDVRPYLCSICGRGFARRETLRRHDRIHTGEKPHHCTVCGKYFREAFHLSKHHTVHSGEKNYKCLLCGKDFGYAQSLKRHGKLHQKGEMEEVPTTPGGENLSNYPAPGASMIPGGQGNSSFYPYPQDVKPQGSNPHPPPRLYTCAICWKSFRHHFHLTAHHQTVHEGGGDKLFSCEVCGKAFAYSNSLTRHRLSQHGLTRTGHGTPQGSTSVAGEDSNVAGSVSESEAATNALLQLAPSGGNQGEEDSHSGVLHSHQHAPPQPQAGYSPLFYDASTSLPSSSNATPYSQPLPSSSSLHSHQHSGVKGEPMYQAGQRHALNPNLPIHPLVMPQAEQHQHHSLTQQHPANVQPHHHHHHHSFHSEEELRRRKKKKKRRNGREKIGYEWGQTTKMDGAQMDLLAGERKKIETRKLQRRMRKTFRRRQRKFRKKMAMLLRIRRGGGGSRVVYELSPSGGLELYRLLSFQVPLKRFPCPFCFLTTFSRRAALMVHIAARHCPRVSYPSGRLRCAVCGKQSRKLLSALIHRSSHLSNRAFSCKRCPSRFWNAALLTRHKRTCRGKLTELTRGSALCLKLTTGKIFKRGDSKGNISALQIQYSH from the exons ATGTTCCAGTTTGGAAAATACAATGTGGACATCATAGAGATGCTCAGTGGACACCAAGCCCATCAATTTAAAAGTCTTGGATTAGAGCGACAACTACAACACCAGCAGCAAGTGCAGCTTCACCAGCACCAGttgcaacagcagcagcaagtAGAATCCTCTGGGGCCATTTTGTCTGGACTTGGATTAGGCCCATTGCAAGGAACTAGAAGCAGTGCCTTTTCTGATTCTGCATCAATTTTTGCAAAAATGAGTGCACCCCCTCCTCCTCTACAGCAACAGTCACTGTCTTCATCTTCACAAAGTTCAAGGAAATCAAGCAAGATGTCTGGGAGCAGTAGCAGTGGAGGAAGTCACGTGAGTGGGTATCCTCAGTTTTTGCGTTCATTTCACCCAGCTGAGGCAGCCCTTGCCCAAGAGCAGCTACATCCAGGAGTTGGGCGATTTGACCATTTTGCAGGCAGTAGTGGAAGTGGAGGAAGTGCAGGAGGAATTGGCGGACTAGTATCATCTGttccacctccacctcccccATTACATCCTGGCCTCTCTGTTCCCCAAGCATCTCCTGGACCATCCTCCTCTTCCCCATCTCCTTCAAGTTCTAGCTCCAACAACCCTTCCAGCACTAGTGCAGTAACTTCCATTGGTCACCAATTGACAGGGGCTCAGTCTGATGCACGAAGCTTGCATCAACAGTTTAGTTGCATGCTAGCTGCTAATCAGTATTTTCTATCTGGAGTACCGGCCAATTCCAGCCTAGAGCAATTTTTGGTACAGCAAGGAAGCCACAACCATCTAGGTCTTGAATCGAGTTCAGGTCTTGCTCCACCTCCTGCGCtccactcctcacacacacatagccaCTCAAGCGCCTTGCCCCAGCCCCAGCAGccaccaccacaacaacaacagctgCCCACTCACACTCTGTCACACCCCCATCCACATCACCCTCTTCATTCCTCATCTCAACCTTCCTCATTAAGTAGCTTTGACTTTCAAGGGATCCCTGTCCTCTCCTCAAACCAGCTAGCATCTCTGATGCAACAGGAAACTGGTTTACCACTTCCTCTGCCCTTACATTTGTCCCTCTCCAAGGATGATGGGAAAATAGACAGTGCAATAGGAGGAAGTGGAGGAGGCAGGAGAAAGAAAGCAATGGCTGGGTACTTGCCTCAGCGGAAGACTGATGGCAGCAGTAACACTAGCAGCAGCAATAGTCATGGCTCTGCAAATCATAATTCCAGCAGTAGTAGCACTACAGGGGGTCTTAGCCAAGATTCTACACCTGGCTTTGGTGAAGGTGGCCGTGTTGGTATGTCAGGACTTGGTAGAGATCCGCCTTCCCACCTAACTCCCCCATCATCCTCCTCAATTGTgtcatcatcctcttcctctgctCCCACTTCTACATCCGCATCTGTTCTGGTGACAAACAGTTCTAAACCTGACAATCATAGCTCCATGCACCCTCGTTCATCTCAACATGAACCCGAACCACTTTATCATTGTGGAGAGTGTGGAAAAACTTTTACTCACCTATCCAGTCTGCGCAGGCACTTGCGCAGTCATGAGTTGACCACTGCAGGCACAGCAGGCACAAGAAGTAATGTTGTAAATCCTGTTTTGCATCCTGCTGATCCAAGTATTCCTCACTCGACCCAGGATAGTTCAGCATCCTCCTTATGCCAAAGTCCTGACAAGACGTTCCATTGCTCAGATTGTggaaaaggatttaaaaaaaagggacaCCTGCTACAGCATGGTGTCATCCACTCTGGTGCACGACCATTTGCCTGCAGTACTTGTAGCCGTGCTTTTAATCGGCGTGAGTCCCTCACCCGTCACGAAAAGATACATGAAGAGAAGCCTTTTCGTTGTCCAGCCTGTGGCCGCTGTTTCCGTGAGAGTACCTCTTTGTTGAACCATGCAGCCTCAGGCACTTGTGGCAAATCAGGCAGAGGACCAAGACCGAAGAGTGATAGTAGCAACTCTATAGTTGGTGGCAAGAACAGTAAGACAGGGGCTTCCAGTGATGGAATGGTAACTAGTGCAGTGG GGTCTTACCGGAGTGAGGGTTACAATAACTTCAAAGACCAGCGCTCTCAAGGCAACCTTTATGCTGGAACATCCTCATGTGGTGGAGGCATAGCAGGAACAGCACTAAGAAAAGCACCGTTAGCTCCTACTCTGCACCCACACCCACAAAACCAGCAGCTTCACCAACACCCACATCTACCCCTCTCTGCTCTACTAGATGATTCTGAAGACGATGTTACGAGCTCTGTCAATAATGCTATTTCTGCTATCACTGCTGCAGCAGCAAATTGCATGACTAGTGAGCTTAACAATAGTGGGCGGGAACACGACAGAAGGGATATAATTGGGGGGCTACTTGGAGGTCTTGGACTAGGCCCTCTTGGTTCACCCAGTGGTCCATCTTCAACATCTGGAATGGAGAAGTCATTTAGAGGTGGTGAAAACCAGGATACCCTGGCACTTCACCAGCAATCAATTCAACAGACACCAGGTGGAAAACCCAAACGCCCCCGGAAGCCACGTAAAAAGAAGGAACCTGGGCCAGCAGGTGCAGAACCTCCCAAAAGACGCCAGTCCTCGCAGAGGTCAGCAGGGGGCCTAGGGGATGTTAGGCCGTATTTGTGCAGCATCTGTGGTCGAGGATTTGCAAGAAGAGAAACGCTAAGAAGGCATGACCGAATTCACACTGGGGAAAAGCCTCATCACTGTACCGTGTGTGGCAAATACTTCAGAGAGGCTTTTCACCTTAGTAAGCATCACACAGTGCATTCTGGAGagaaaaattataaatgtcttCTTTGTGGAAAGGATTTTGGATATGCCCAAAGCCTTAAGAGACACGGAAAGCTACACCAGAAAGGCGAAATGGAAGAAGTACCTACAACACCCGGAGGAGAAAATCTTAGCAATTACCCAGCTCCTGGTGCAAGTATGATCCCAGGTGGTCAAGGTAACTCTTCATTCTATCCTTACCCACAAGATGTTAAACCCCAAGGATCGAATCCCCATCCTCCTCCCAGACTTTACACATGCGCTATATGTTGGAAGTCGTTCCGTCATCACTTCCATCTTACTGCGCATCATCAAACAGTGCATGAAGGCGGAGGTGACAAGCTGTTTTCTTGTGAAGTGTGTGGGAAGGCCTTTGCATATTCCAACAGCCTTACAAGACACAGGCTTTCTCAGCATGGCCTCACCCGTACTGGTCATGGAACGCCACAAGGGAGCACTAGTGTCGCTGGAGAAGACAGCAATGTTGCTGGCTCAGTATCTGAGAGTGAAGCTGCCACAAATGCTTTGCTTCAGCTCGCACCCAGTGGTGGAAACCAGGGAGAAGAGGATTCTCACAGTGGGGTTCTTCATAGTCACCAGCATGCTCCACCACAACCACAAGCTGGGTACTCACCTCTTTTCTATGATGCCAGTACATCTCTCCCTTCCTCCTCTAATGCCACACCATACTCCCAGCCTCTACCTTCAAGTTCGTCTCTACATTCTCATCAGCATTCTGGTGTAAAAGGTGAACCCATGTATCAAGctggccaaagacatgcactcaACCCAAACTTACCCATCCACCCTCTTGTTATGCCTCAAGCTGAGCAACATCAACACCATTCTCTCACCCAGCAGCATCCAGCTAATGTTCagccacaccaccaccaccaccaccacagctTTCACAGCGAAGAGGAACTAAGAcgacgcaaaaaaaaaaaaaaaagacggaaCGGGAGAGAGAAGATAGGCTACGAATGGGGTCAGACCACAAAAATGGACGGGGCTCAGATGGATCTCTTAGCTGGGGAAAGGAAGAAAATTGAGACAAGAAAACTTCAGAGAAGAATGAGAAAAACGTTTCGTAGAAGGCAACgtaaatttagaaaaaaaatggctaTGCTTTTAAGGATTAGAAGAGGTGGCGGTGGAAGCAGAGTTGTGTATGAACTGAGCCCTTCAGGAGGATTAGAACTATATAGACTGCTCTCTTTTCAAGTTCCCCTTAAACGATTCCCTTGTCCTTTCTGTTTTCTCACAACATTTTCACGACGAGCAGCACTTATGGTCCACATAGCAGCTAGACATTGCCCAAGAGTCAGTTACCCTTCGGGTCGATTAAGATGTGCAGTTTGTGGAAAACAATCTCGCAAATTACTTTCAGCCCTTATTCATAGAAGCTCTCACTTATCTAATAGAGCATTTTCCTGTAAACGCTGTCCTTCTCGTTTCTGGAATGCAGCACTCCTTACAAGACACAAAAGAACTTGCCGGGGAAAACTGACAGAACTGACACGAGGAAGTGCTCTTTGTTTGAAATTGACAACAGGAAAAATCTTTAAAAGAGGAGACAGTAAAGGGAATATTTCAGCCCTGCAAATACAGTACAGTCACTGA